A window of the Gossypium hirsutum isolate 1008001.06 chromosome A05, Gossypium_hirsutum_v2.1, whole genome shotgun sequence genome harbors these coding sequences:
- the LOC121229531 gene encoding trihelix transcription factor DF1 → MLGGGGDTTASVLESGGGGTDGNVTTTAGGGGAVTMGRSGGARDGGSSEGGGVAANNMFGSNGNNNNNSGDEDRVRVDEGDRCFGGNRWPRQETLALLKIRSDMDVTFRDASVKGPLWEEVSRKLAELGYHRSAKKCKEKFENVFKYHKRTKDVRTGKSDGKTYRFSDQLLALETHPSFQSPPAMAAVAAPTSPPQAQPQATMPAPSLPNVTVPSAAALPSLPQNIVPANINPTPTLPSFPNVSADQMSNSTSSSTSSDLELEGRRKRKRKWKGFFERLMREVVHEQEEMQKKFLEALEKREQERMAREEAWRMQEMARINRERELLAQERSVAAAKDAALKSLLQKLSEQKNPGQPQSNPPRQPQPTVSVVAAAATPAAVSAALSVPTQQPPPPLVPQQPMLNLEVASKSDNGDHSCTPSSSRWPKVEVQALIELRTRLDAKYHDNGPKGPLWEEISAAMKKLGYNRNAKRCKEKWENINKYFKKVKDNHKKRPEDSKTCPYFHQLDALYREKNKHDSSSTQFKPQNSVPLMVRPEQQWPPLPPSDPDHQHRRDPEDLESYQNHQDEDGNDEDEDEDEDEVEGGEYEIVASKPVSMGTCE, encoded by the exons ATGCTGGGTGGTGGTGGTGACACAACTGCTAGTGTTCTTGAAAGCGGCGGCGGTGGCACTGATGGGAACGTTACTACTACTGCTGGTGGTGGTGGTGCCGTCACCATGGGTAGAAGCGGCGGAGCTCGTGATGGAGGAAGCAGTGAAGGCGGTGGTGTAGCAGCCAACAACATGTTTGGTTCCAACgggaataataataacaattcgGGTGATGAGGATAGAGTTAGGGTTGATGAAGGTGACCGTTGTTTCGGGGGCAACCGATGGCCGAGGCAAGAGACTTTGGCACTCTTGAAGATAAGGTCCGATATGGATGTTACTTTCCGTGACGCTAGCGTGAAAGGTCCATTGTGGGAAGAGGTTTCCAG GAAACTAGCAGAGCTTGGGTATCATCGAAGTGCTAAGAAATGCAAGGAGAAATTCGAGAACGTTTTCAAGTATCACAAGAGAACCAAAGATGTCCGAACGGGTAAATCAGATGGCAAGACTTATCGTTTCTCCGATCAACTACTAGCCCTCGAAACTCATCCTTCCTTTCAGTCCCCCCCAGCAATGGCAGCCGTGGCGGCGCCCACATCACCGCCGCAAGCTCAGCCTCAGGCGACAATGCCAGCTCCGAGTCTGCCTAATGTCACTGTTCCATCAGCAGCAGCCCTCCCCAGTTTGCCTCAAAACATTGTACCAGCAAATATAAACCCTACACCCACACTCCCTTCTTTTCCTAATGTTTCGGCAGATCAAATGTCGAATTCGACATCCTCATCGACCTCATCGGATTTGGAACTGGAAGGTCGGAGGAAGAGGAAACGGAAATGGAAGGGTTTCTTCGAGAGGTTGATGAGGGAGGTGGTTCATGAGCAGGAGGAGATGCAGAAGAAATTCTTGGAAGCATTGGAGAAACGTGAGCAGGAAAGAATGGCCCGTGAAGAAGCTTGGAGGATGCAAGAAATGGCAAGAATAAATAGAGAGCGTGAATTATTAGCCCAAGAAAGGTCAGTAGCAGCTGCCAAGGATGCTGCACTAAAGTCGTTGTTGCAAAAATTATCTGAACAGAAAAATCCAGGACAGCCGCAAAGTAATCCACCGCGGCAACCACAACCGACTGTGTCAGTAGTGGCGGCAGCAGCGACGCCAGCAGCAGTATCAGCAGCATTGTCAGTGCCTACTCAACAGCCGCCTCCACCACTAGTACCGCAGCAACCAATGCTGAATTTAGAGGTGGCGTCAAAGTCGGATAATGGCGACCATAGTTGCACACCAAGCTCTTCAAGATGGCCTAAAGTTGAGGTTCAAGCATTGATTGAGCTGAGGACTAGGCTTGACGCTAAATACCATGATAATGGTCCTAAAGGACCATTGTGGGAGGAGATATCAGCTGCAATGAAAAAGCTTGGTTACAATCGCAATGCTAAAAGATGCAAAGAGAAATGGGAGAACATAAACAAGTACTTCAAGAAGGTAAAAGATAACCACAAGAAAAGGCCCGAGGATTCCAAAACATGTCCCTACTTTCACCAACTTGATGCTTTATATAGAGAAAAGAACAAACATGACAGCTCCTCCACTCAATTCAAACCCCAGAACTCAGTCCCATTAATGGTACGCCCAGAGCAGCAATGGCCCCCTCTTCCTCCTTCCGACCCCGACCATCAACACCGCCGCGACCCCGAAGACTTGGAAAGCTATCAAAATCATCAGGACGAAGACGGCAATGacgaagatgaagatgaagatgaagatgaagttGAAGGGGGTGAGTATGAAATTGTAGCCAGCAAACCAGTGTCAATGGGCACATGTGAGTGA
- the LOC121229532 gene encoding trihelix transcription factor DF1, protein MESSMVEGSAEAATTVAGILEGSEGEEDRGRVDEGDRSFGGNRWPRQETLALLKIRSDMDSLFRDSTLKGPLWEEVSRKLAELGYHRSAKKCKEKFENVYKYHKRTKDGRTSKADGKTKTYRFFDELEAFQNLHSLQPLSPPKPQTPTPTSASVMNPTNVPQSHATVPSINPTLSTQPVPPLHSINPCFINISSNLFSTSTSSSTTSNDDSYQGSSGKKRKWKEFFRRLTKEVIEKQEELQNKFLQTIERCEQQRLAREEAWRVQEMARINKEHELLVQERSKAAAKDAAVFAFLQKVSGQQPNTVQGNPQPQPQPPPPAQPMLAPLSTSLPPPPPPPVQVPQPKTHPPPTQALNFDTSEMSNGGNSAVSVSLSPSPSRWPKVEVEALIKLRTNLDIKYQDNGPKGPLWEEISAAMRNLGYNRSAKRCKEKWENINKYFKKVKENNKTRPEDSKTCPYFHQLDAIYKDKISKNGNSLASSSPYGVKPDSRATVPLMVLPEQQWPPPRQANNHQAETVVMMEEEADKGNVGHNNNHIQEEEEEEEEEEEEEEEGDTEDEYEGNDFELVAKTAPIGSGGE, encoded by the exons ATGGAGTCAAGTATGGTAGAAGGGTCAGCGGAAGCGGCAACAACGGTGGCTGGAATCCTTGAAGGAAGTGAAGGTGAAGAAGATAGAGGTAGGGTTGATGAAGGTGATCGGAGTTTTGGAGGAAATCGATGGCCTAGGCAAGAGACTTTGGCTTTATTGAAGATACGTTCCGACATGGATTCCCTTTTCCGGGATTCAACACTTAAAGGTCCATTGTGGGAAGAGGTTTCCAG GAAACTAGCTGAGCTTGGTTATCATCGAAGTGCTAAGAAATGCAAAGAGAAATTCGAGAATGTTTACAAGTATCACAAGAGAACCAAAGATGGCAGAACCAGCAAAGCTGATGGCAAGACCAAGACTTATCGTTTCTTTGATGAATTAGAAGCCTTTCAAAACCTTCATTCACTTCAACCACTGTCACCTCCTAAACCTCAAACTCCAACCCCAACATCCGCTTCTGTCATGAACCCTACCAATGTACCTCAATCCCATGCTACTGTACCTTCCATCAACCCTACCTTGTCTACCCAACCggttcctcctctccattccattaATCCTTGTTTCATTAATATTTCATCCAATCTTTTCTCCACTTCCACCTCTTCTTCGACCACGTCCAATGATGATTCGTACCAAGGAAGCAGTGGGAAGAAGAGGAAATGGAAGGAGTTTTTCAGGAGGTTGACCAAGGAGGTGATTGAGAAACAAGAGGAGTTGCAGAACAAGTTCTTGCAAACCATAGAGAGATGCGAACAACAAAGGTTGGCTCGTGAAGAAGCTTGGAGGGTGCAAGAAATGGCAAGGATAAACAAAGAACATGAGCTTTTAGTCCAAGAAAGATCCAAGGCTGCTGCCAAAGATGCTGCGGTGTTTGCATTCTTGCAAAAGGTATCGGGACAGCAACCCAACACGGTGCAAGGCAATCCTCAGCCTCAGCCACAGCCACCTCCTCCGGCGCAGCCGATGTTAGCTCCGTTATCGACGtctcttcctcctcctcctcctcctcctgtGCAGGTTCCGCAGCCAAAGACACACCCGCCGCCAACTCAAGCTTTGAATTTTGATACCTCGGAAATGAGTAATGGAGGGAATAGTGCGGTTTCAGTTTCGCTTTCACCGAGCCCTTCAAGATGGCCAAAAGTTGAAGTTGAGGCTCTTATAAAGCTTAGAACTAATCTTGACATTAAGTACCAAGACAATGGACCAAAGGGTCCCCTGTGGGAAGAGATCTCAGCCGCCATGAGAAATCTGGGATATAATCGGAGCGCAAAGAGATGCAAAGAGAAATGGGAAAACATTAACAAATACTTcaagaaagtaaaagaaaacaaCAAGACACGTCCCGAAGATTCCAAGACATGCCCATATTTTCACCAGCTGGATGCCATCTACAAAGACAAAATAAGCAAAAACGGCAACTCCCTCGCCTCTTCATCACCTTACGGTGTCAAGCCCGACAGCAGGGCCACGGTGCCACTAATGGTACTGCCCGAACAACAATGGCCTCCTCCACGGCAAGCAAACAACCACCAGGCCGAGACGGTGGTGATGATGGAAGAAGAAGCTGACAAAGGCAATGTGGGTCACAACAACAATCACatccaagaagaagaagaagaagaagaagaagaagaagaagaagaagaagaaggggaTACTGAAGACGAATATGAAGGGAACGATTTCGAGTTAGTAGCAAAAACTGCTCCAATTGGCAGTGGCGGCGAGTGA